The region ACTGCCATCACGAAAATCGTGCAGCTGTTTGCTCAGGTAGGTGGCTGGCAAACCTGCCAATCGTGGGAAACCAGCGGCCGCCATACCCTTGCCATCTACCCCATGGCACCCCAGGCAGGCCATGGCGGCGGGGTTCTGCCCACCTTGGCTGAAAACTTTTTGGCCGTCGGCGGCCTGGGCTGCAGTCACGGAAAACAGCAGCAGGCTACTCATCAGGATTCGATCCAGTGGGATCATCACAGACTCCATTTTTTTGTTATAAGCTTAGGCTTATTATTCATAAGCCTATGAATAGTAGGCCTATCCACCCGCAGCAACAACGTTGAAGTCACGAGAAAGTGGCTAATCGCCAGATGAATCGTTTTAGCCTCTATCGTGGACTCAAACTGAGCACCGCTCATCAGCCAATTCCGACCAACGCGTGGTAAACGGTCGAAACGCATCTGCCCCGGACGACCATAGGTACATTCCTCCGCTGGAGCGTAACCATGGACAACTACAACAACCCGCAGGTGGTTTCTCGCAGTGAATGGCTCAGTGCCCGCCGGCAACTGCTCTTGCATGAAAAAGCCGTCACCCATCAACGCGACGAACTGGCCAGGGCCCGCCGTGCCCTGCCATGGGTGCGCGTCGAGCAAAATTTCAGTTTTGAAGGCCCCGCAGGGCAACTGAGCCTGGCCGATCTGTTCGGCGGACGCAGCCAGCTATTGGTTTATCACTTCATGTTCGCCGATGGCTGGAGCGAGGGGTGTAGTGGATGCTCTTTCCTGGCCGACCACTTCGATGGCGCCAACCTGCACCTGGCGCATCACGATGTGGCGCTGGTCGCCGTGTCGCACGCGCCCTTCGCGCAGTTCCAGGCATTCAAGCAACGCATGGGCTGGAAGTTTCCTTGGGTGTCGTCCCACGGCAGCCACTTCAATCAAGAATTCGGCGTCAGCGTCACCACTGATGGCAGCAGCCAATACAACTACGAACCCTACGTGGGGGACGAAACCGAGCTGCCGGGCTTGAGCGTGTTCTATCGCGATGCCGACGGAACGATCTTCCACACCTACTCAAGCTATGCCAGAGGCCTGGACATCCTGGTCGGTGCCTACAACTTCCTCGACCTGATGCCCAAGGGCCGTAATGAACAAGGCACCATGGATTGGGTACGCCATCACGACCGTTACCAGGGGGTCGATACCGACAAGCCCCACTGCTGCCACGACTGAGCAGGATCAGAAGTACTTGAGCCAAGCCACATCCCGACGTTGCTGTTTCAAGGCAGCGAACCAGCGCGTCGGGTAATACAGCACCACTGCCAATCCCAGGCTGCACAGCCAGACGCTGGCAATTTGATCAAAACCGAAATGCGCACCCTGGTTCAACCCCCACCAGGCCACTGCTACCAGGTACATTGCCTTGAGCACGTAAAGGTGCAGCAGATAGAAAAACATCGGTGCAGCGCCGAACAGCGCCAATAGTGACACCCAGCGGCGCGCCTGATAACGCTCCAGCGCAGCGAGCAGGATCAAGCAAAGGCCCAGCGTAGGCATCAGGAACATCAGTGATGGCGGATATTTGCGTGCCGCGAGAAAGCTCATGGTAGTACGCAGTGCATCACCTGTGGCGACCCAAGGTTGATCGCCATAGACATTCAGGTAGCGGATGCCCACAAATGCCAGCAGCAACACCACCCCCCAACCCAGCAACGATACCAAGCGCCTTGTCGACGCTACACCGTGAGCAAACCAGGGGCCTGCGCACCACCCCAGAAAGATCACCCCCATCCACGCCAATACCGGGTAGGTGGTGCGGACCTGGGTGATGCCGCCCAACTCGATGAACGCTCGCTGGTGGAGGATTGCCCAAGGGGCAAACCAACTTGATTCATTGTCGAGCACCAGTGGGTCGAGCACGTTGTGACCCGCCACGATCAGAATGCCAAGGGCGAGCACCACCGGACTTGGCAGATGCAAGGCCGCCGCCAGGACAATCATGCAAATGCCGATGCACCAGATCACCTGCAGCCACACGGTTTGCGGCAGTAAGGTGCCGTTCCAGGCCAGGTTGACCAGGGTCAGTTCCAACAGCACTAGAAACAGTCCGCGCTTGAGCAGGAATACTGAGGTCTCTGTGCGGTTGTGCTTCTGGCTGTAGAGCCAGGCAGAAAGTCCGGTGAGGAAAATGAACACGGGTGCGCACAAGGCACTGAGCAGACGCGTAAAGAACAACTCGGGAGCCACATTCAAGGCATCGATAGGGTCACTGACCTGGCGATGCAGAAAAAAGGTTTCACGAACATGGTCGAGCAGCATCAAAAGCATGACCAAACCACGGAGGGCGTCAATCGATTGCAGGCGGGCGTGAGGGGAAGACATGAGCAACTCGCGAAAGGCTATTACGATATAATGTAACATCATCTCGTTGCAGAGCTGTATCCTCTCTACGCTTTGTCCTAAAGTATTGCGCGAATTTTTCGCACCACAGTACAAGGTTTGCCGTGATGATCATCCAGCCGCAAAAACCCTCCATCCGCGTTTTGCTGTTCTCCCTCAAGGGCTCGATCATTCCGGCGATATGGCTGAAGGTGCTGTACATCGTGCTGATCAGTTCTGTAGTGGTCGCCACGCACGGTACGTTGTTCGAGTACAAGGTTATCCTCACCCCAACGCCATTCACCCTGTGGGGCCTGACCCTGGCCATCTTCCTCGGTTTCAGGAACACCGTGGCCTATCAGCGCTTCTGGGAAGCGCGCACGCTGTGGGGCGAGTTGCTCATCGTCAGCCGCAACCTGACCCGCCAGACGCTGAGCCTGTTGCCTGACCTATCCGCCAATCAGCGCAACAACCTGCTCGATTCGTTGGTGGCATTCGCCTATGTATTGCGCGACCAGTTGCGCGGTAACCGACCAAGCGCCGACTTGCAGCGCCTGCTCGATGACCCGACCCGCGCCCAGCTCGCTACCAGCGATGCTCCGGCGAGTCTTCTGCTGGGCAAAATCGGCCAGCGCTTCATGGCCCAGGCCCGCGATGCTGGTGGCGGCGAAGTGCTGCAGGCCAACCTGGACCAACAACTAAGCCGTCTCTCCTACGTACTGGGTGGCTGCGAGCGCATCAAGAACACGCCCATTCCCTACCCCTACATCCTGATGCTGCACCGTATCGTTCATGTCTACTGCTTCCTGTTGCCGTTTTGCCTGGTCGACAGCATCGGCTGGTTCACCCCGTTTGCCGTTTGCGTGCTGGCCTATACCTTTTTTGGCCTGGATGCCCTCGGCGATCAGATCGCCGATCCCTTCGACACCCAGCCAAACGACCTGGCCCTGGATGCCATGTGCCGCAATCTGGAGATTGCCGTGCGCGAGCTTTCGGGCGAGACCGCGCCGACTCAGTTGCAACCGGTCAAGGGCATTCTGCTCTGAGCGCGGGCGCTTCACTGCGCGCCGCGTAGCGCTGGGCCAATACCGCACAGACCATCAGTTGAATCTGATGGAAGATCATCAACGGCAAGATCATCGCGCCAATACCACCACCGACAAACAGCACCTGAGCCATCGGTACTCCGGTGGCCATGCTTTTTTTCGAGCCTGCAAACAAAATCGTAATGCGGTCTTCCAGGGTGAAGCCCAGCCTGCGCGCAAGCGTGGAGGTGCACCAGAGCACCACTGCCAGCAGCAGGCAACAGACCAACACCAACCCGGCCAGGCGCGAGGGCGGTACCGACTGCCACAAGCCACTGACTACCGCATCACTGAAGGCGGTGTAAACCACAAGCAGAATCGAACCCTGATCGACCACTTTCAACCAACGTGCATTGCGCCTCACCCACTGCCCGATCCAGCGTCGTGCAAGTTGCCCTGCAACAAACGGCACCAGCAACTGCAAAACGATCTTCAACACTGCATCCAGGCCCGAGCCGCTGTCACCTTCCACGCCCATCAACAACACCACCAGCAATGGCGTGAGGGCAATGCCCAGCAAGCTCGACGCCGCAGCACTGCAGATAGCCGCCGGAACGTTGCCTCGCGCCAGCGAAGTAAAGGCAATGGCCGACTGTACCGTCGCTGGCAGT is a window of Pseudomonas sp. DG56-2 DNA encoding:
- a CDS encoding bile acid:sodium symporter family protein; its protein translation is MKYLRMLFDNFTLALLGVILVATLLPCEGDGAVLFGWLTNLAIGLLFFLHGAKLSREAVAAGAGHWRLHLLVFACTFVMFPLLGMALKPLVLPLVGDELYLGVLYLCALPATVQSAIAFTSLARGNVPAAICSAAASSLLGIALTPLLVVLLMGVEGDSGSGLDAVLKIVLQLLVPFVAGQLARRWIGQWVRRNARWLKVVDQGSILLVVYTAFSDAVVSGLWQSVPPSRLAGLVLVCCLLLAVVLWCTSTLARRLGFTLEDRITILFAGSKKSMATGVPMAQVLFVGGGIGAMILPLMIFHQIQLMVCAVLAQRYAARSEAPALRAECP
- a CDS encoding DUF1624 domain-containing protein, translating into MSSPHARLQSIDALRGLVMLLMLLDHVRETFFLHRQVSDPIDALNVAPELFFTRLLSALCAPVFIFLTGLSAWLYSQKHNRTETSVFLLKRGLFLVLLELTLVNLAWNGTLLPQTVWLQVIWCIGICMIVLAAALHLPSPVVLALGILIVAGHNVLDPLVLDNESSWFAPWAILHQRAFIELGGITQVRTTYPVLAWMGVIFLGWCAGPWFAHGVASTRRLVSLLGWGVVLLLAFVGIRYLNVYGDQPWVATGDALRTTMSFLAARKYPPSLMFLMPTLGLCLILLAALERYQARRWVSLLALFGAAPMFFYLLHLYVLKAMYLVAVAWWGLNQGAHFGFDQIASVWLCSLGLAVVLYYPTRWFAALKQQRRDVAWLKYF
- a CDS encoding bestrophin family protein; protein product: MIIQPQKPSIRVLLFSLKGSIIPAIWLKVLYIVLISSVVVATHGTLFEYKVILTPTPFTLWGLTLAIFLGFRNTVAYQRFWEARTLWGELLIVSRNLTRQTLSLLPDLSANQRNNLLDSLVAFAYVLRDQLRGNRPSADLQRLLDDPTRAQLATSDAPASLLLGKIGQRFMAQARDAGGGEVLQANLDQQLSRLSYVLGGCERIKNTPIPYPYILMLHRIVHVYCFLLPFCLVDSIGWFTPFAVCVLAYTFFGLDALGDQIADPFDTQPNDLALDAMCRNLEIAVRELSGETAPTQLQPVKGILL
- a CDS encoding thioredoxin family protein; this encodes MDNYNNPQVVSRSEWLSARRQLLLHEKAVTHQRDELARARRALPWVRVEQNFSFEGPAGQLSLADLFGGRSQLLVYHFMFADGWSEGCSGCSFLADHFDGANLHLAHHDVALVAVSHAPFAQFQAFKQRMGWKFPWVSSHGSHFNQEFGVSVTTDGSSQYNYEPYVGDETELPGLSVFYRDADGTIFHTYSSYARGLDILVGAYNFLDLMPKGRNEQGTMDWVRHHDRYQGVDTDKPHCCHD